Proteins co-encoded in one Sulfurimonas sp. HSL1-2 genomic window:
- the mog gene encoding molybdopterin adenylyltransferase, whose translation MSNIKIGVITASDRASAGIYEDISGMAIQETMTAYLTSSFEIEYRCIPDDQETIEATMKELCDEAGCCLVVTTGGTGPAPRDVTPEATENVCDKMMPGFGELMRQVSLQYVPTAILSRQTAGIRGKSLIINLPGKPKSIRECLDAVFPAVPYCIDLIGGPYLVTDESVIKTFRPKAK comes from the coding sequence ATGAGCAATATCAAAATCGGTGTCATCACCGCCTCTGACCGCGCCAGCGCCGGTATCTACGAAGACATCTCAGGCATGGCAATCCAGGAGACGATGACGGCGTACCTCACGAGCAGTTTCGAGATCGAATACCGCTGCATCCCCGACGATCAGGAGACGATCGAAGCGACGATGAAAGAACTCTGCGACGAAGCGGGCTGCTGCCTCGTCGTCACGACGGGCGGAACCGGCCCCGCCCCCCGCGACGTCACCCCGGAAGCGACGGAGAACGTCTGCGACAAGATGATGCCGGGCTTCGGCGAGCTGATGCGCCAGGTGAGCCTGCAGTACGTCCCGACGGCGATTCTATCGCGCCAGACGGCGGGCATCCGCGGCAAGTCTCTCATTATCAACCTCCCGGGCAAACCGAAATCCATCCGCGAGTGCCTTGACGCCGTCTTCCCGGCCGTGCCGTACTGCATCGACCTGATCGGCGGCCCTTACCTCGTCACTGACGAGAGCGTCATCAAGACCTTCCGCCCGAAGGCGAAATAG
- a CDS encoding GNAT family N-acetyltransferase: MNIQIVKADYCNEIHWADIPMLLDAYARDPMGGGQPLKETVKASLVSELAKRPYAFTVIAYADGKPAGLANCFEGFSTFACKPLVNIHDIAVLPEYRGIGISQKLLEKVEEIATEKGCCKITLEVLGNNAVAQAAYRKFGFAAYELDPAAGSAQFWEKKLDLALL, from the coding sequence ATGAACATTCAAATCGTAAAAGCAGACTATTGCAATGAAATACACTGGGCCGACATACCGATGTTGCTTGACGCCTATGCACGTGACCCTATGGGCGGCGGACAGCCGCTCAAAGAGACGGTTAAAGCCAGCCTGGTTTCAGAACTCGCCAAACGCCCCTACGCCTTCACCGTCATCGCCTACGCAGACGGTAAACCGGCGGGACTAGCCAACTGCTTCGAGGGTTTCTCTACGTTCGCCTGCAAACCCCTCGTCAATATCCACGACATCGCCGTACTTCCAGAGTACAGAGGGATTGGCATCAGCCAGAAACTGCTGGAAAAGGTCGAAGAGATTGCAACGGAAAAAGGCTGCTGTAAGATCACTCTCGAAGTGCTTGGCAATAATGCAGTCGCGCAGGCTGCCTACAGGAAATTCGGCTTTGCCGCCTACGAGCTGGACCCCGCGGCGGGCAGCGCGCAGTTTTGGGAGAAAAAGCTTGATTTAGCTCTTTTATAG
- a CDS encoding exodeoxyribonuclease III, giving the protein MSDTIEILSWNVNGIRAVANKQALKWVDERRPDILCLQEIKATASQFPDDLFDTNYATLTINSGERKGYSGTATFSHYVPESSEFCLDIDSEHEGRIIQHDYDDFTLFNVYFPNGQKDEERLAYKMAFYEKFLTYCDALRDEGKSIVICGDVNTAHREIDLKNPKSNAKTSGFLPEERAWIDKLIEHGYIDTFRYVHGDIEEEYSWWSYRFSARTKNVGWRIDYFFISEDLTEVLEDAFILQDVEGSDHCPVGIRLAL; this is encoded by the coding sequence ATGTCCGATACAATCGAAATACTTTCATGGAACGTCAACGGTATCCGCGCCGTCGCCAACAAGCAGGCACTCAAATGGGTCGATGAACGCCGTCCGGACATTCTCTGTCTGCAGGAGATCAAAGCGACCGCGTCCCAGTTCCCCGACGACCTCTTCGACACCAACTATGCCACGCTGACCATCAACAGCGGCGAGCGCAAAGGCTATTCCGGTACAGCGACCTTCTCGCATTATGTACCCGAGTCGTCCGAGTTCTGCCTCGACATCGACAGCGAGCATGAAGGGCGCATCATCCAGCACGATTACGACGACTTCACCCTCTTCAACGTCTATTTCCCCAACGGACAGAAGGACGAAGAGCGCCTGGCGTACAAGATGGCCTTTTACGAAAAGTTCCTCACCTACTGCGACGCGCTGCGCGATGAAGGCAAAAGTATCGTCATCTGCGGCGACGTCAATACGGCCCACCGGGAGATCGACCTGAAAAACCCGAAGTCAAACGCCAAGACTTCCGGCTTCCTTCCCGAAGAGCGCGCCTGGATCGACAAGCTCATCGAGCACGGCTACATCGACACCTTCCGCTACGTGCACGGCGATATCGAAGAGGAGTACAGCTGGTGGTCCTACCGCTTCAGCGCCCGCACGAAGAACGTGGGGTGGCGGATCGACTACTTCTTCATCTCAGAAGACCTGACAGAAGTGCTCGAAGACGCCTTCATTCTCCAGGATGTCGAAGGCTCCGACCACTGCCCCGTCGGCATCCGCCTGGCGCTCTAG
- a CDS encoding CoB--CoM heterodisulfide reductase iron-sulfur subunit B family protein, with product MEKKLTYALFTGCTAKESTPEQLMSTYAVAKKLGIELVELSEATCCGASHLQDYDDFLSLVLNARNICYAESRGMTMVTICNTCQLNTAMTKHRLDSDPELKARVNEKLAEVGLEYKGTSKITHFLYALIDDFGLETIKEKVVTPLSQFNIAPFYGCHNIRPSELQNETHDSAENAYNPNSLDELIIALGGVNVDYEEKNKCCGFHAELQAPHTAAVLTGKALMGAMDANADWMVTPCPLCHLKLDTQYEHASHAVGRDVKMPVLHMQQMVGLALGCAPSELGLQHHVSKVNFV from the coding sequence ATGGAAAAGAAACTCACATACGCCCTCTTTACAGGATGTACCGCCAAGGAGAGTACGCCGGAGCAGCTGATGTCGACGTACGCCGTCGCCAAAAAGCTCGGCATCGAACTCGTAGAGCTTTCCGAAGCGACCTGCTGCGGCGCATCCCACCTGCAGGACTATGACGATTTCCTGTCACTTGTCCTCAATGCGCGCAACATCTGCTACGCCGAGTCCCGCGGCATGACGATGGTCACTATCTGCAATACCTGCCAGCTCAACACGGCGATGACAAAGCACCGCCTCGACAGCGACCCGGAGCTCAAAGCCCGCGTCAACGAAAAACTGGCGGAAGTCGGCCTGGAGTACAAAGGCACCTCCAAGATCACCCACTTCCTCTACGCCCTGATCGACGACTTCGGTCTCGAGACGATCAAAGAGAAAGTCGTCACGCCGCTGAGTCAGTTCAACATCGCACCGTTTTACGGCTGTCATAACATCCGCCCCTCCGAACTGCAGAACGAGACGCATGACAGCGCGGAGAATGCTTACAACCCGAACTCCCTCGACGAGCTCATCATCGCCCTGGGCGGTGTCAACGTCGACTACGAGGAGAAGAACAAATGCTGCGGCTTCCACGCCGAGCTGCAGGCGCCGCACACCGCGGCGGTCCTGACAGGTAAAGCGCTCATGGGTGCGATGGATGCCAACGCGGACTGGATGGTCACACCCTGCCCGCTGTGTCACCTGAAACTCGACACCCAATATGAGCACGCCAGCCACGCCGTCGGCCGCGACGTCAAGATGCCGGTCCTTCACATGCAGCAGATGGTCGGCCTGGCCCTGGGCTGTGCGCCGTCCGAACTCGGACTCCAGCACCACGTCTCCAAAGTCAACTTCGTCTAA
- a CDS encoding succinate dehydrogenase/fumarate reductase iron-sulfur subunit, which translates to MTTITTQTITFNVFRFNSETDYLPYYKKVEMEVTSEEVVLDILNRIKWEVDGSFSYRRSCRHGICGACAIKVNGKGVLACKERMNDLIELFGTELTLEPLSIKRAVKDMIIDKEDFWVKHEAIEPYLISHIEEHPEMECAVTPAQAEALLDSDYCIQCGLCHYSCPVIEINDDFIGPAAFAKAYRFNADVRDDGIDERLDIINAPSAGVWDCVKCFECAEVCPKEVNPIEKITKLHNQIFEHGRAINNVATRHAVGFAHSIKKHGLLDEAELVRYSEGTLPMLMKHGKVGFKMFKVGKVVMPWNMPKSDKLDEVKALIKSSSTVKF; encoded by the coding sequence ATGACAACGATTACGACACAAACCATTACATTCAACGTATTCCGCTTCAATTCGGAAACGGACTACCTCCCCTACTACAAAAAGGTCGAGATGGAGGTCACCTCCGAAGAGGTCGTCCTCGACATTCTCAACCGCATCAAGTGGGAAGTCGACGGCAGCTTCAGCTACCGCCGCAGCTGCCGCCACGGGATCTGCGGGGCCTGTGCCATCAAGGTCAACGGCAAAGGTGTCCTGGCCTGTAAAGAGCGTATGAACGACCTGATCGAACTCTTCGGTACCGAGCTCACTCTCGAGCCGCTCAGTATCAAGCGCGCGGTCAAAGATATGATCATCGACAAAGAGGACTTCTGGGTCAAGCATGAAGCGATCGAGCCCTATCTGATCAGCCACATCGAAGAGCACCCGGAGATGGAGTGTGCAGTCACGCCGGCACAGGCCGAAGCGCTGCTGGACTCCGACTACTGTATCCAGTGCGGGCTCTGCCATTACTCCTGCCCGGTCATCGAGATAAACGACGACTTCATCGGGCCTGCGGCATTCGCCAAAGCCTACCGCTTCAACGCCGACGTGCGCGACGACGGGATTGACGAGCGTCTCGACATCATCAACGCCCCGTCCGCAGGGGTCTGGGACTGTGTCAAGTGTTTCGAATGTGCAGAGGTCTGCCCCAAAGAGGTCAATCCGATCGAAAAGATCACGAAGCTGCACAACCAGATCTTCGAGCACGGCCGCGCTATCAACAACGTTGCCACGCGCCATGCCGTCGGCTTCGCGCACTCCATCAAGAAGCACGGTCTGCTTGATGAAGCGGAACTCGTTCGCTACTCCGAGGGCACGCTCCCGATGCTGATGAAACACGGCAAGGTCGGATTCAAGATGTTCAAGGTCGGCAAAGTCGTTATGCCGTGGAACATGCCGAAATCGGACAAACTCGACGAGGTCAAAGCCCTGATCAAATCGTCGTCAACGGTCAAATTCTAA
- the sdhA gene encoding succinate dehydrogenase flavoprotein subunit, whose amino-acid sequence MSIPIYTYDAVIVGSGLAGSAAARELQIAGKNVAVITKLHPLRSHSGAAQGGINAALSDADSIELHEFDTVKGADYLADQDAVELMCQKAPSTIRWAERMGAAFSRTDDGKIAQRPFGGQSSPRACFAKDRTGLTLLQTIYEQALRVGVDFIDEWYAADIIYEDGKVSGVVAFNIRNQEKAIFNAKAVMFATGGYARAFKISSNAHANTGDGLSIVARHGLPLEDMEFVQFHPSGLSGSGILISEAARGEGGKLLNSEGERFMERYAPNKLELASRDVVARAIINEIREGRGVGPRKDAVYIDLTHLGKEKIMERLPELRDLAITFLGLDMIKEPILISATAHYSMGGIPVDIDGHVRKNNDELVEGFYAAGECACVSVHGANRLGANSVLEALLFGRHVGQSMVADIDKLFLREAEQSDADAMIEEMERILTSNGKETVPGLRNELQQSMTDNAGVFRTEETLSKQVEIVKELRKRFANIRIDDKSKIFNTDLQEAIELGHMLDYSLFIVESALARKESRGAHYREDYTTRDDESFMKHTMAYMDENGDISLDYMAVTPGKFEPQERTY is encoded by the coding sequence ATGAGTATTCCTATTTATACTTATGATGCGGTAATCGTCGGTTCCGGTCTGGCAGGCTCAGCGGCTGCCAGAGAGCTGCAGATCGCCGGCAAGAATGTCGCCGTCATTACCAAACTCCACCCGCTGCGCTCCCACTCCGGTGCGGCGCAGGGCGGTATCAACGCAGCGCTCAGCGATGCCGACAGCATCGAACTGCACGAATTCGACACCGTCAAGGGTGCGGACTACCTCGCCGACCAGGACGCCGTCGAGCTGATGTGTCAGAAAGCGCCGTCAACGATCCGCTGGGCAGAGCGTATGGGAGCGGCTTTCAGCCGTACCGACGACGGCAAGATCGCCCAGCGCCCCTTTGGAGGCCAGTCCTCTCCGCGCGCCTGTTTCGCGAAAGACCGCACGGGTCTGACCCTGCTCCAGACAATCTACGAGCAGGCACTGCGCGTCGGCGTTGATTTCATCGACGAATGGTATGCCGCCGACATCATCTATGAAGACGGTAAGGTCAGCGGTGTCGTCGCCTTCAATATTCGTAACCAGGAAAAGGCGATCTTCAACGCCAAGGCCGTCATGTTCGCCACCGGCGGATACGCGCGCGCGTTCAAGATCAGCTCCAACGCCCACGCCAACACCGGCGACGGCCTCTCCATCGTTGCACGCCACGGCCTGCCGCTCGAAGATATGGAATTCGTCCAGTTCCACCCATCAGGGCTTTCGGGCAGCGGTATCCTTATCTCCGAGGCGGCCCGCGGTGAAGGCGGGAAATTGCTCAACTCCGAAGGCGAACGCTTCATGGAGCGCTACGCGCCGAACAAGCTTGAACTGGCCTCCCGCGACGTCGTCGCCCGCGCCATCATCAACGAGATCCGCGAAGGCCGCGGGGTCGGCCCGCGCAAAGACGCCGTCTACATCGACCTGACCCACCTGGGCAAAGAGAAGATCATGGAGCGCCTGCCCGAGCTGCGCGACCTGGCCATCACCTTCCTCGGCCTTGACATGATCAAGGAGCCTATTCTTATCTCTGCGACGGCCCACTACTCCATGGGCGGTATCCCGGTCGACATCGACGGACACGTCCGTAAGAACAACGACGAACTCGTCGAAGGCTTCTACGCGGCGGGCGAATGTGCCTGTGTCAGCGTTCACGGTGCAAACCGCCTCGGCGCCAACTCCGTCCTGGAAGCCCTGCTCTTCGGACGCCACGTCGGCCAGAGCATGGTCGCGGACATCGACAAGCTCTTCCTGCGCGAAGCGGAGCAATCCGATGCCGATGCCATGATCGAAGAGATGGAGCGTATCCTCACGTCCAACGGTAAAGAGACGGTTCCGGGCCTGCGCAATGAACTGCAGCAGAGCATGACGGACAACGCCGGCGTCTTCCGTACCGAAGAGACCCTCTCCAAGCAGGTCGAGATCGTCAAGGAACTGCGCAAGCGCTTTGCGAACATCCGCATCGACGACAAGTCCAAGATCTTCAATACAGACCTTCAGGAGGCGATTGAGCTGGGCCACATGCTCGATTACTCCCTCTTCATCGTCGAAAGCGCCCTCGCCCGCAAAGAGAGCCGCGGTGCGCACTACCGTGAGGACTACACGACACGCGATGACGAAAGTTTCATGAAGCACACAATGGCCTACATGGACGAAAACGGTGACATCAGCCTCGACTACATGGCGGTCACGCCGGGCAAATTCGAGCCGCAAGAGCGTACATACTAA
- a CDS encoding diguanylate cyclase gives MKTSIKKLLSSVQFNATLLMLFTLLSGLLLASSLATYKRIDNIAEQEKLARSLGEMQREDPALARISSSGVLSRLPILIDALDAEAPYEIANSLIIREAALRSKYTKMLRERARTLNIATSAYFSDTVASPSKHAQMLDAIDDYIAVFYPLTKLQNRVLYYYSLLVAASIALVFLWSFVVMVASRSAARTILADIHALQPQEGATRTTVKYKTTEINSIALKLRQEGGEAAASGNKKDEVTQLPNYEGVKMGFERRPSGSKEMQAYVCIFEIDNYSKLINHFPQSVIDPILIKITSIMKLHKMQNDQIGRIHGGQFITVFLRSDKQKAMDECNHIRQMIEENRFKMPHDSFPITLSGGFASKTASQTLDDAVKNAKERLKIAQEKGGNCVSDMSNNTKIL, from the coding sequence ATGAAGACATCGATCAAAAAACTGTTGAGTTCGGTGCAGTTCAATGCGACACTGTTGATGCTGTTCACCCTTCTGAGCGGGCTGCTTCTCGCCAGCTCGCTTGCGACCTATAAACGGATCGACAATATTGCAGAACAGGAGAAACTCGCGCGCTCCCTCGGCGAGATGCAGCGCGAAGACCCCGCCCTTGCCCGCATTAGCTCCAGCGGCGTCCTCAGCCGCCTGCCGATCCTGATCGATGCACTCGACGCCGAAGCGCCTTACGAAATCGCCAACAGCCTGATCATCAGGGAAGCCGCACTGCGCAGCAAATACACCAAAATGCTCCGCGAACGCGCACGGACCTTGAACATTGCGACATCCGCCTATTTCAGCGACACCGTTGCATCACCGTCGAAACATGCGCAAATGCTTGATGCGATTGATGACTACATCGCCGTCTTTTATCCGCTGACAAAACTGCAGAACCGCGTACTCTATTACTACAGTCTGCTCGTCGCGGCCAGCATCGCGCTTGTTTTCCTCTGGAGCTTCGTCGTCATGGTCGCCAGCCGCAGTGCTGCCAGAACGATCCTGGCCGATATCCATGCACTGCAGCCGCAGGAGGGAGCGACCCGTACGACGGTCAAGTATAAAACGACCGAAATCAACAGTATCGCCCTGAAACTGCGCCAGGAGGGCGGTGAAGCCGCCGCGTCGGGCAACAAAAAGGACGAGGTGACGCAGCTGCCGAACTACGAGGGGGTCAAGATGGGGTTTGAGCGCCGTCCGTCCGGTTCAAAGGAGATGCAGGCCTATGTCTGTATCTTCGAGATCGACAACTATTCCAAGCTCATCAACCACTTCCCGCAGAGCGTCATCGACCCCATTTTGATCAAGATCACCTCCATTATGAAACTGCACAAGATGCAAAATGACCAGATCGGCCGGATTCACGGCGGACAGTTCATTACCGTCTTCCTGCGCAGCGACAAACAAAAAGCGATGGACGAATGTAACCATATCCGCCAGATGATCGAGGAGAACCGTTTCAAAATGCCACACGACTCGTTCCCGATCACGCTGAGCGGCGGCTTTGCCTCCAAAACCGCCTCCCAAACCCTCGATGATGCCGTCAAAAATGCCAAAGAGCGCCTGAAAATCGCACAGGAGAAGGGCGGCAACTGCGTCTCAGACATGAGCAACAATACGAAAATATTATAG
- a CDS encoding thiamine-phosphate kinase: protein MDLEKRFIASVAAASRRIGDDGAVIGSFVYSNDAFIEGTHFKRAWMSPRQIAHKAFAVNISDAVAMNAVPRYALLAIGIPSSMRADEVDALAAGFVEAAAAFECELIGGDTVKSDRLIISLTIVSETRRPLRRSGIKPGDLLAFTGRVGKAKKELQYLLAGRRAHAQSHYVRPLLRRAFIADAASHLRAGMDISDGIYTDLQRLADLNRVGFAFLRPMSRAAGCSGEEYEMLIAFAPRMRKRVEYLARKHRTPLTVFARAARTRYKNPCKSHHF from the coding sequence ATGGATCTGGAAAAACGTTTTATCGCTTCCGTCGCCGCCGCATCCAGACGGATCGGGGACGACGGGGCCGTGATCGGCTCTTTTGTCTATTCGAATGACGCCTTTATCGAAGGGACGCATTTCAAGCGCGCCTGGATGAGCCCGCGGCAGATCGCCCACAAGGCTTTCGCGGTCAACATCTCCGACGCCGTGGCGATGAACGCCGTACCGCGCTATGCGCTGCTGGCGATCGGTATCCCCTCGTCGATGCGTGCCGACGAGGTGGATGCCCTGGCGGCGGGCTTTGTTGAGGCGGCGGCGGCCTTTGAGTGCGAACTCATCGGCGGGGATACCGTCAAGAGTGACCGGCTGATCATTTCGCTGACCATTGTTTCCGAGACGCGCCGACCGCTGCGCCGCAGCGGAATCAAGCCGGGGGACCTCCTGGCCTTCACCGGCAGGGTCGGGAAAGCGAAAAAAGAGCTGCAGTATCTGCTGGCGGGCCGCAGGGCGCATGCACAGTCGCATTATGTGCGGCCGCTGCTGCGCCGTGCGTTCATCGCCGATGCCGCGTCTCACCTGCGGGCAGGGATGGATATCTCCGACGGGATCTATACCGACCTGCAGCGTCTGGCCGACCTGAACCGGGTCGGCTTTGCGTTTTTGCGTCCCATGAGCAGGGCGGCCGGGTGCAGTGGCGAGGAGTACGAGATGCTGATCGCCTTCGCACCGCGGATGCGCAAGCGCGTCGAATACCTTGCGCGCAAGCACCGCACGCCGCTGACTGTTTTCGCACGGGCTGCACGGACCCGTTACAAGAATCCGTGCAAATCACACCACTTTTAA
- the truD gene encoding tRNA pseudouridine(13) synthase TruD, producing MDRFYYLQHAPIPFVFKQSVRDFVVNEIPLYPFTGNGEHLVLHVRKKNLATWDLISLLAKHLGIKGKEIGYAGLKDKNAMTTQYISLPKKYEKQLESFSHENVKILEKTYHKNKIHMGHLKGNRFFIRLKKVTPTAAKKIDEALKQIAAYGMPNFFGYQRFGIGGENWKKGEALLRGKIKERNVKLKRLYINAYQSHLFNLWLSRRIEISTLIGTFDAKEIAPLLNMTEEQLTKLKLQPHPYKLIEGDVMMHYPHGRPFEFDGGDEEIERYMERDIVPTGLLVGKRAMRSSGLSRVIEKEYDAVHEIDGQRRYAWIFPEDVEGKYREEEAWYELHFSLPKGSYATVLIEEIAKRKIDNDEEA from the coding sequence ATGGACCGTTTTTATTATCTGCAGCATGCGCCGATCCCCTTTGTGTTCAAACAGAGCGTGCGCGACTTCGTCGTCAATGAGATCCCCCTGTACCCGTTTACGGGCAACGGCGAGCACCTTGTGCTACACGTCCGCAAGAAGAACCTGGCCACCTGGGACCTTATTTCCCTGCTGGCGAAGCACCTCGGCATCAAGGGCAAAGAGATCGGCTATGCCGGACTCAAAGATAAAAACGCGATGACGACGCAGTACATCTCCCTGCCGAAGAAGTACGAAAAGCAGCTCGAGAGCTTCAGCCATGAAAACGTCAAGATTCTTGAGAAGACCTACCACAAGAACAAGATCCACATGGGGCACCTCAAGGGCAACCGCTTCTTCATTCGTCTGAAAAAGGTCACACCGACGGCGGCCAAGAAGATCGACGAAGCCCTCAAACAGATCGCGGCCTACGGCATGCCGAACTTTTTCGGCTACCAGCGTTTCGGTATCGGCGGCGAGAACTGGAAGAAGGGCGAAGCCCTGCTGCGCGGCAAGATCAAGGAGCGCAACGTCAAGCTCAAACGACTTTATATTAATGCATATCAAAGCCACCTCTTCAACCTTTGGCTCAGCCGTCGTATCGAGATAAGTACGCTGATCGGTACCTTCGACGCCAAAGAGATCGCCCCGCTGCTTAACATGACAGAGGAGCAGTTGACGAAGCTGAAATTACAGCCGCACCCCTACAAGCTCATCGAAGGGGACGTGATGATGCATTACCCGCACGGGCGCCCCTTCGAGTTTGACGGCGGCGACGAGGAGATCGAGCGCTATATGGAACGTGATATCGTCCCGACAGGCCTGCTCGTCGGCAAGCGGGCCATGCGCTCCTCCGGCCTCTCCAGGGTCATCGAAAAAGAGTATGACGCCGTTCACGAAATCGACGGACAGCGCCGTTATGCCTGGATCTTCCCCGAGGACGTGGAAGGCAAATACCGCGAGGAAGAGGCCTGGTACGAGCTGCATTTCAGCCTTCCAAAAGGCTCCTACGCGACCGTACTGATCGAAGAGATCGCCAAACGAAAAATCGACAACGACGAGGAAGCATGA
- a CDS encoding phosphatidylserine decarboxylase yields the protein MTRHITNTISQQFGRFASKEFPQWFQKIVNQGYVSIMGLDMSEFHSPVTYRSLNALFTRHLKASRRFSNDADDLISPCDSLITECGDLDATRALQIKGMSYCVRELLGSEIDDANKDRIEHGQFMNFYLSPRDYHRYHVPTNMKVRKAVHIPGKLYPVNMPSLNKRADLFIENERVVLECESQQGTLIYLVLVGALNVGKMQIGFEPRIQTNADAQQPTAYTFNDLYLKKGDDFGCFEMGSTIVMITEKAGMKLGVEAGQKVRFGDTIATIG from the coding sequence ATGACACGCCATATCACCAACACCATTTCGCAGCAGTTCGGACGGTTCGCGTCCAAGGAGTTCCCCCAATGGTTCCAGAAGATCGTCAACCAGGGGTATGTCAGCATCATGGGGCTTGATATGAGCGAGTTCCACTCGCCCGTCACCTACCGTTCGCTAAACGCGCTCTTTACCCGGCACCTGAAGGCGTCACGCCGTTTTTCCAACGACGCCGACGACCTGATCTCGCCGTGTGACAGCCTTATCACCGAGTGCGGCGATCTCGACGCGACGCGGGCGCTGCAGATCAAGGGGATGTCCTACTGTGTCCGTGAGCTGCTGGGGTCGGAGATCGACGATGCGAACAAGGACCGCATCGAGCACGGGCAGTTCATGAACTTCTACCTCTCTCCGCGCGACTACCACCGCTACCACGTGCCGACGAACATGAAAGTGCGCAAGGCGGTGCATATCCCCGGCAAGCTCTATCCGGTCAACATGCCTTCGCTCAACAAGCGGGCCGACCTCTTTATCGAGAACGAGCGGGTGGTCCTGGAGTGCGAGAGCCAGCAGGGAACGCTGATCTATCTGGTCCTTGTCGGGGCGCTCAACGTCGGCAAGATGCAGATCGGTTTCGAGCCGCGTATCCAGACCAACGCGGATGCCCAACAGCCGACCGCTTACACTTTCAATGATCTCTACCTTAAAAAAGGGGACGATTTCGGCTGTTTCGAAATGGGTTCGACCATCGTCATGATCACGGAAAAAGCGGGAATGAAACTGGGCGTGGAAGCGGGACAGAAGGTCCGCTTCGGCGACACGATCGCAACTATCGGCTGA
- a CDS encoding fumarate reductase iron-sulfur subunit, with protein MSKLYEKGRMLKFHILRYNPLDKTDRPHMQTYEIEETMGMTIFVALNVIRETLDHTLQFDFVCRAGICGSCGMVINGTPDLACKTLTSHFDDGEITLMPLPVFELIGDLSVNTAKWMQEMTAAVEGWIVTNEEVDIDKVEERMDPDTADEIFELDRCIECGCCVSACGTKRMRDGFIGAVALNRVARFEVDPRDKRTTEDWYEIIGNDNGVFGCMSLLGCADVCPKHLPLQSKIAYLRRKMVGMR; from the coding sequence ATGAGTAAGCTGTATGAAAAAGGGCGGATGCTGAAGTTCCACATCCTGCGCTACAACCCCCTGGATAAAACCGACAGGCCGCATATGCAGACCTACGAGATCGAGGAGACGATGGGGATGACGATCTTCGTCGCCCTCAACGTCATCCGCGAGACCCTCGACCATACCCTGCAGTTCGACTTCGTCTGCCGGGCCGGGATCTGCGGCTCCTGCGGCATGGTCATCAACGGGACGCCGGACCTCGCCTGTAAAACCCTTACCAGCCATTTCGACGACGGCGAGATCACCCTGATGCCGCTGCCGGTCTTCGAGCTTATCGGCGATCTCTCTGTCAATACGGCCAAATGGATGCAGGAGATGACCGCAGCGGTCGAAGGGTGGATCGTCACGAACGAAGAGGTGGATATCGACAAGGTCGAAGAGCGGATGGACCCCGATACGGCCGACGAGATCTTCGAACTCGACCGCTGTATCGAGTGCGGCTGCTGTGTCTCGGCCTGCGGAACGAAACGGATGCGCGACGGTTTCATCGGTGCCGTGGCGCTCAACCGCGTCGCCCGCTTCGAAGTCGACCCCCGCGACAAACGTACGACAGAGGACTGGTATGAGATCATCGGCAACGACAACGGCGTCTTCGGCTGCATGAGCCTGCTGGGCTGCGCCGACGTCTGCCCGAAGCACCTGCCGCTTCAGTCCAAAATCGCCTACCTGCGGCGCAAAATGGTCGGGATGCGCTGA